From the genome of Branchiostoma floridae strain S238N-H82 chromosome 8, Bfl_VNyyK, whole genome shotgun sequence:
NNNNNNNNNNNNNNNNNNNNNNNNNNNNNNNNNNNNNNNNNNNNNNNNNNNNNNNNNNNNNNNNNNNNNNNNNNNNNNNNNNNNNNNNNNNNNNNNNNNNNNNNNNNNNNNNNNNNNNNNNNNNNNNNNNNNNNNNNNNNNNNNNNNNNNNNNNNNNNNNNNNNNNNNNNNNNNNNNNNNNNNNNNNNNNNNNNNNNNNNNNNNNNNNNNNNNNNNNNNNNNNNNNNNNNNNNNNNNNNNNNNNNNNNNNNNNNNNNNNNNNNNNNNNNNNNNNNNNNNNNNNNNNNNNNNNNNNNNNNNNNNNNNNNNNNNNNNNNNNNNNNNNNNNNNNNNNNNNNNNNNNNNNNNNNNNNNNNNNNNNNNNNNNNNNNNNNNNNNNNNNNNNNNNNNNNNNNNNNNNNNNNNNNNNNNNNNNNNNNNNNNNNNNNNNNNNNNNNNNNNNNNNNNNNNNNNNNNNNNNNNNNNNNNNNNNNNNNNNNNNNNNNNNNNNNNNNNNNNNNNNNNNNNNNNNNNNNNNNNNNNNNNNNNNNNNNNNNNNNNNNNNNNNNNNNNNNNNNNNNNNNNNNNNNNNNNNNNNNNNNNNNNNNNNNNNNNNNNNNNNNNNNNNNNNNNNNNNNNNNNNNNNNNNNNNNNNNNNNNNNNNNNNNNNNNNNNNNNNNNNNNNNNNNNNNNNNNNNNNNNNNNNNNNNNNNNNNNNNNNNNNNNNNNNNNNNNNNNNNNNNNNNNNNNNNNNNNNNNNNNNNNNNNNNNNNNNNNNNNNNNNNNNNNNNNNNNNNNNNNNNNNNNNNNNNNNNNNNNNNNNNNNNNNNNNNNNNNNNNNNNNNNNNNNNNNNNNNNNNNNNNNNNNNNNNNNNNNNNNNNNNNNNNNNNNNNNNNNNNNNNNNNNNNNNNNNNNNNNNNNNNNNNNNNNNNNNNNNNNNNNNNNNNNNNNNNNNNNNNNNNNNNNNNNNNNNNNNNNNNNNNNNNNNNNNNNNNNNNNNNNNNNNNNNNNNNNNNNNNNNNNNNNNNNNNNNNNNNNNNNNNNNNNNNNNNNNNNNNNNNNNNNNNNNNNNNNNNNNNNNNNNNNNNNNNNNNNNNNNNNNNNNNNNNNNNNNNNNNNNNNNNNNNNNNNNNNNNNNNNNNNNNNNNNNNNNNNNNNNNNNNNNNNNNNNNNNNNNNNNNNNNNNNNNNNNNNNNNNNNNNNNNNNNNNNNNNNNNNNNNNNNNNNNNNNNNNNNNNNNNNNNNNNNNNNNNNNNNNNNNNNNNNNNNNNNNNNNNNNNNNNNNNNNNNNNNNNNNNNNNNNNNNNNNNNNNNNNNNNNNNNNNNNNNNNNNNNNNNNNNNNNNNNNNNNNNNNNNNNNNNNNNNNNNNNNNNNNNNNNNNNNNNNNNNNNNNNNNNNNNNNNNNNNNNNNNNNNNNNNNNNNNNNNNNNNNNNNNNNNNNNNNNNNNNNNNNNNNNNNNNNNNNNNNNNNNNNNNNNNNNNNNNNNNNNACTCCTAAGTATGAAACTCTGATCTCAGCACAGAAGCCTACTATTAATTGGTTTATTttttagttatgcaaatgtagacTAAGCTGATAGGATTGCTGTTTTGATCTTGTTATTCAATTGGTCCAATAGCTTAAGCCTTCACAGACAGGAAGGAAAGGAATCGGCTCTATTCCATTTcgaatttgtttattttcagacggacagacagacaggcggacagacagacagacaacaatACAATAGGTTCTGGAAATGAAGTTTTATTTACGTTGTACGTTGATGTAGTACCGGTCAATGAAAATATTCCTGACGCCTTTGTGAACAATAAAAAACGACATTTGCATTGTAGTACTTTTGTCCATGTGCGTTGCTTTGTTCTCTCCGTAGAAGTATTCTATAGGACGACATCCAGTGCACGTGCAACCATCGGTACACACGAAAACACAGTAAGGAAAGCCCTAGGATCCCTGATTTCTTGGTAGACATTATTGCAGCTATTATTCAAGAAGCTTTCAAGACATGGACATATTTCAAGAAAAGCACTTTCACCGGGGATCATGGGTGGTAGACGAAGATATTTTCAGTTTAGTAACCGCGATTTCATCAAAGTATTCCGTAGTTCCTCTTTCATATAGCATGTAGATGTGATCATTATCCTGTGGAAGCATCGTGAAAGTGGAGTATCCTGCCAAGTCTCCCCATATCTCTGTCCCTGAGGTCCAGGTACGGCCAAAGTCGTGACTCCATCTGATGTAAAGTTTGGACCCTGTGGGATACAAAACATTGACATACCTTGAATAGATTTGTAGTCATTAGCTTGAACTCATAACTCATATGAAGAACACATAAATTAGATATAAGTTACACGATGTTACTTGAAATTTCGTAACCAGTCTGACAACACACTTTTCAATAGAATGTGAACTACTCATTAGGAAAAAGGAATACATGCCAAGCAAAGGCAAAGAATTGGATTCAATCTTTCAGACCACATAAATGACGAACACAATACACATGATACAATAAAAGCCAATACCTTAATTAGATCTACTCGTATTCTGCTTAGCCGGTATGACTgtcctttggcgtaacacactagtttcacagaaaaaaatgtgcgGCAGCACCTGATTATATTTCACCGAATGACCTATCACACGTAGTTCATTATATCACCGCATACTAGATACCACTTTGTATATGTACGCAATATATTTTCACTGTTTATTCCGACGAAGAAGAGAGGCACTCACGTTTCAACCTAGTGTTCGGTCCCGAGTAGAACATGGTTCCGTTGTGAAGCCACACGCCTGACGTGATCCTGGGTTCAATGAGTGTTCTGTCCAGGAGCATGTACTGTCGCGGAAGTGTTTCTCCGCCGTCAAAGCTGCGCATGATCATCTTGCAGTTACATTTGTAGACCATCTGATTCCGGACCACTATGTGTACAGATCCATCAGGAAACTCAACCGGCTGTGCAGGGTGGAAACAACGGTAGAAGCTAACCTTATCATTATGGACGAATGCCTGGCACATTTATATTTGAAGACAATTTCAAGGATGTGGCGATATTTGAGATTTTATGCCTGCtacttctttttgtctttttggtGTGCGTGAGGTCCATATCAAAATGCCTTATTGCTTGATAGGTGATAATTGTTATTCTAAATTAGCATAAGACATTGACACAGAAAGTTCTCATCGTCTTTGAACCATATTTTCTTTccttgcttttcttttcttttctttacttatTTTGTCATCCCAACATACCTGGCATTCATCTGGGTCGAAGTGTCCCTTTTGAATGTTAAGGAACGGCACACTCGGTACGAAGGCCCCATGTCTCCACGTCACACCGTGGTCATCACTCAGCAGCAGCACCAAACCTTTCCCGTCATGGAAACCGTGCCCGCACACAATCAGCCTTCCTTTGGCTGGGTCGTGCTTTTTCTAAAACGAAATGTCCTTGTTAACGTTGAATATAAGGCATtactcccccccccccgtatcatcaattttgtcttattttgcaAATAAGTACATAGCCTAGAAACGTAGAGGTAGACCTCACATTACTCTTCACTGCTGCAACTTGTAAATGGAATCGAACATTATGTCTGTGTGTTGCAACTTCAAGTAGCACTATGATATAGGACTACGATGATCATATAGCTATAAGTATTACCTGAATACCGTATCCTGGGCTTGGATGTGTGGCGTGCTCTTTTCCTACTTGGTCGGTAATATTTCTCGGCCGGCCCCACGTGATGCCGTCATCCGTACTGTTCATCAGCATCAATGATCTCGTAGGGCAGAACTCACAGAACACGTACATCAGGAAGATGGTAGCTGTTGTGTCGTCAACGAAAATAGTTCCTATGTAGGAGCATCTTTTGAAACGCGACATTCCGTCGTCCACAATCCACTGTGACGGGGACCACGTCGCACCTTAAAAGAGATAACGCTTATTAAAAACGAATATTAAAAATACAACCATACACTGTATTGTTGGTCACGCTAACGTTctaattacatgtagatataagcCCTTCCTGAAGGTAAAAAATCATTTGGCAACACTGACACTAATACAAACACCAAAGAGCGACATGTTTTAGTTACCTCCATCCGTTGATCTTTTCACGGCAAAGACCTTTGGATTCTCGTCACTTTTCGACTTTCTTCTTCCTTCCGTTATAGCTACCAGGTTCCCTTTGGGAGTGTAGGTGAGAACAGGGACCCGGAAGATTCCAACCTCACCCCGCCTATGGCTCGTCCacagtacaatgtcatgtaccaCACTGAGAGAAACACCAGCCTATAGACAACATCTTTCCTTTACGTTATTGTCATAACAAATCATCTGCGTGTATATTAGATTGAAAACTAACGCTTTGTATGAACCATTTATGCTNNNNNNNNNNNNNNNNNNNNNNNNNNNNNNNNNNNNNNNNNNNNNNNNNNNNNNNNNNNNNNNNNNNNNNNNNNNNNNNNNNNNNNNNNNNNNNNNNNNNGCCTTTCACTTCATAGCATGGTTAGATTAGCTGTGCTTCTAAAGACCCCAGACAAGGATTCTTAGtaacaacacagatgaaatCAGACGACACACGCACAACTATTTTAATAATGTCCTCAGCTCGTTATCGTgcgacaatcgtacgacgaatgtgaccaTACCCTTTCAAAGCCAGATGaaattagtaacaaatcaatgCTTACGTTTGATGACCTGGGAGATCTTTGTACTGAAGACCCCTGAGCTGTTTGTGCGTCATTATGGAGATCCTGTGGAGCAAAAGACGATGAATAACTACGTATATACACCGATCACAATAAACACCCACACAGTGTATTCTACCAGTCGTAGCTATCCTTTATCTTTAAGACCAGCAGGTTCGTATTCTTTAATCTCTTACTACCAAAGATAATAGTATCCACTGCTTTTCTGTGTGATACACGTATGTAAGGCATATGAATGCTACGTCGATGTTAAAAACGCACATTTGTATTCCTATGGCTGTAGCGACGGTAACTGTAGATGTAGATTGTAAACTGTTAAATGTAGATTACAGCAAAACAATTACAGACCTCGTGAAATCAAGTAGTGTGAAGCTTACCATTTGACGTTTAGTGAGCGTTGAGTAAGAGACCCGGGAGTACAGCAGCCGTCCTGTCATGAGAACCATGATGACCAGGAGAACACGGAGCACAACTCTCAGCCACTTCAGCATGGCGCTGGCCTGCTTGATGTCCGTCATGGTGCACTCTGTACGATAACAAGACATCGAAGAGCACACAATTTCGTGAAATATTCCTCCATGCCTCCAaagatttttttatgtcttgttttatttcttattttcaaTTTCTCGCTaaatttttctatgtattttcactccAGTCTGTGGGACCATCTTTTATATATTGGAACTTGTACCATTATACGCCCGATTAAGCCAATCAATTAGCAAATGAATTCACTCTATCGCTAAGGGTAGGTGTTAATTAGATTATCTAAAAATGTCGCAGTTGTTAATTTTGAAAAGATAAATTTTGTTGGGTCTCTTCAGACACCACTTATCGAAGcaagttttcacataagtaTAATATATTTATATTGAATGATAGCTTTACTTGTAGCTTTAGTCTTTTGGATAGCAACACCATTAATAGAGTGGGCTTTATTTCAGTCGGCGTATTTCTAACGTACAGATACGAGACACCTGCAGGTATTTACAATACAATGCCAGTCTTTTGCTAACGCGCGAAGGCATCTGCTGCAAATCTATTAATTACAGACTGTTTTGCCGCATTGTGGAGTTCACTCCCAACACATTTCCAATACATATCTTGCAGCGTGTACGTGTATCGTTCCCTGGCCCATGATGGCCCATCACAACCAAGTAGATATATGGGGACACTATTATAGTTTGGAATAATACCCAAGGAATAAGTATATATGTGTATTTATCAGAATTGCTATCGGTGACCGGATATTGTAACATACTAATCCATATGTTACtatatgttatatgtttggAAACGTAATGTAGAGCAAACACTACTAACCTACAGTGTAACTTCCGGCGGTTTACGTCACTTCTAAGTCCTCCAAGTAAAATTCTTGATCCGTGTGTCCTGCATGACACGTTATAGCTTAGTTATTTACAAGTATTGGAGTTTGCCGGTTTTGAAGTGATGCGTGGACCCGCGAACTGAAAGCGGCGACAACTCGTCCTACCTGTTTGGTGACAAGTGTTGCTtggtaggtcaaaggtcatcgacTCTATTTGTCACATGGTCAACATTCACACCGCCATTAACTGGCTTGTTTTTAATTTTACTCTTTCCATTTTATGTAAAAATCTAATTACTAGAATAGAAAGACTATAGTAGAAGGTGATAGTATTCGCATAAGAGGTGTTCAAGTGAGTTCATTTAACCTTCACCCGCATTCCGACACCCGggaaaacatgtaaaaatgtgttttcataataGTGTATATTAGGCTATGGAGATTTGGTCTAAACATATTTCTTCATTAACATAAAAAGAAAGATTACAGTAAGGTGGCGAGTAATATTGTACGGGGCACTCGAGGTCAAAAGTGGTAAACTCACAAGCCTTGCCCGCGGCAATGTATGGATTCAAAATGGCGAACCTAGAAACATAATCATAATGCCATCCAACAACCCCGGCATCGCACCATGCAGGACCAACGCGTATCATGATTATTTTGCCAAGTACTGGCGTCCAAGAGACATTATCTGGATCACTTAGAAGTGGAACAAACGGCCAAACGCCATACAAAAGGGACAAGTACGTATCGTAATACTTGCCAACTTGGTGACCTACGTGTTTGACTGTACTAATGACGTTTGTACTAATTCAGTCACAACAAGGGGGTTCAAAGAGGTTACATATAAAAGCGTCTTTATTCTTATAATCCTAATCCAATCCTAATCACGGTCCATGACCCTATCTCTAATCTCCAAACACGTATAAAGATCTGGTTCACTCTCGGTGGTTTGGATGTACTGGATGTGGTAAACTCACTGAATCTGGGCAGAAtcattacatctgcttggagattagtcaccATGTGAACGATAGGCCACGACTGTTTGTGAATAAACCTTTAAGTACGGCATTTGTTTCATCATCCAggaaagtacatttgtaaatgtaaggACGCTCAAAGACTCTCCATGACTGACCACAACAACACAAGAACCATGCCGAGGGTGCTGAGGCTGCTACGGAATGTTCTCCTGATCGCCATCGTCCTCACGGCAGGCTGGATGGCAAACAGATACTACATTGTAGACTTTACTGTAAGTGTAGCTTTGATATGACTTATTACATGCACCACACTATGGTTATTTGAATTATCAGGAACCCTCGACTGCTTCATCCAGTGGAAAGACGTATTCAACGTATCGATCATACTTAATTTGATACTCATATGAATTATGAGGAAATCTATATTGGACCCTCACTCTTGAATAATTACTCTTGAATAATTTTACTCTTAAAGAACGAGTGTGGTAAAGACCACAGATTGTAAAGTTCCTGTTTTTGACTTTGTGAACGACAGTAACTGGGAAGACACCATTGATCGTATCAATTATTAAGATGATGGGTGTAGTAGTGATCCAATTTATTTGTTCTTCAGAACCTTCGCCAGAACGCCTACTCATTTGAGGGTTCTTCAGTGCAAAGATATCCTCATTCATCACAAGTAAGCATACATGCAGGTATCATTGACAAACAATTCTAATTGTACAGTTCCGGCATTAATTTTctagattaaaaaaacacaacaaactaGTTGGCTATTAGAAAACTGTCCTGATGCCATTTTCTGTACTTCGAGTGCTTGTCATCACGCCAGGCTTCTGTCTGCGAGAGAAA
Proteins encoded in this window:
- the LOC118421326 gene encoding sialidase-1-like, producing MTDIKQASAMLKWLRVVLRVLLVIMVLMTGRLLYSRVSYSTLTKRQMDLHNDAQTAQGSSVQRSPRSSNAGVSLSVVHDIVLWTSHRRGEVGIFRVPVLTYTPKGNLVAITEGRRKSKSDENPKVFAVKRSTDGGATWSPSQWIVDDGMSRFKRCSYIGTIFVDDTTATIFLMYVFCEFCPTRSLMLMNSTDDGITWGRPRNITDQVGKEHATHPSPGYGIQKKHDPAKGRLIVCGHGFHDGKGLVLLLSDDHGVTWRHGAFVPSVPFLNIQKGHFDPDECQPVEFPDGSVHIVVRNQMVYKCNCKMIMRSFDGGETLPRQYMLLDRTLIEPRITSGVWLHNGTMFYSGPNTRLKRSKLYIRWSHDFGRTWTSGTEIWGDLAGYSTFTMLPQDNDHIYMLYERGTTEYFDEIAVTKLKISSSTTHDPR